The proteins below come from a single Azospirillum thiophilum genomic window:
- a CDS encoding phosphoglycerate kinase, whose amino-acid sequence MTDFNTIDDLEVSGKTVLVRADLNVPMQDGKVSDTTRIDRLAPTLTELSSKGAKVVVLSHFGRPKNGPDAKNSLRNVLDALSAAVGQKVAFAEDCVGDKAKEAIAKVHEGAIVLLENTRFHAEEEKNDQDFARQMAELGDLYVNDAFSAAHRAHASTEGVARLLPNAAGRLMEAELKALTLALEKPERPVAAVVGGAKISTKLELLGNMVRKVDLLVLGGGMANTFLFAKGTDVGASLCEKEMADQARAIMATAEESNCEILLPKDFVVAKEFKAGAANRVVAFDAIGADEMALDVGPATVEYLGVKLQGAKTIVWNGPLGAFEIQPFDAGTNAVAGLVAARTEAGGLLSVAGGGDTVAAMAHAGVEDKFTYVSAAGGAFLEWLEGKELPGVAALKK is encoded by the coding sequence ATGACCGATTTCAACACGATCGACGACCTCGAGGTGAGCGGCAAGACGGTGCTGGTGCGCGCCGACCTGAATGTTCCGATGCAGGACGGCAAGGTGTCCGACACCACCCGCATCGACCGCCTCGCCCCCACCCTGACGGAGCTGTCGTCCAAGGGCGCCAAGGTCGTGGTCCTGTCGCATTTCGGCCGGCCGAAGAACGGCCCGGACGCCAAGAACTCGCTGCGCAACGTGCTGGACGCGCTCAGCGCCGCCGTCGGCCAGAAGGTTGCCTTCGCCGAGGATTGCGTCGGCGACAAGGCGAAGGAGGCCATCGCCAAGGTGCATGAGGGCGCCATCGTCCTCCTGGAGAACACCCGCTTCCACGCCGAGGAGGAGAAGAACGACCAGGATTTCGCCAGGCAGATGGCCGAGCTGGGCGACCTCTACGTCAACGACGCCTTCTCCGCCGCGCACCGCGCCCATGCCTCGACCGAGGGCGTCGCCCGCCTGCTGCCGAACGCCGCCGGCCGCCTGATGGAAGCCGAGCTGAAGGCGCTGACGCTCGCGCTGGAGAAGCCGGAGCGTCCGGTGGCCGCCGTCGTCGGCGGCGCCAAGATCTCGACCAAACTGGAACTGCTCGGCAACATGGTCCGCAAGGTGGATCTGCTGGTGCTGGGCGGCGGCATGGCCAACACCTTCCTGTTCGCGAAGGGCACCGACGTCGGCGCCTCGCTGTGCGAGAAGGAGATGGCCGACCAGGCCCGCGCCATCATGGCGACCGCCGAGGAGTCGAACTGCGAGATCCTGCTGCCGAAGGATTTCGTCGTCGCCAAGGAGTTCAAGGCCGGCGCCGCCAACCGCGTGGTCGCCTTCGACGCCATCGGCGCGGACGAGATGGCGCTCGACGTCGGCCCGGCAACGGTGGAGTACCTGGGCGTGAAGCTGCAGGGCGCCAAGACCATCGTGTGGAACGGCCCGCTCGGCGCCTTCGAGATCCAGCCCTTCGACGCCGGCACCAACGCGGTTGCCGGTCTGGTCGCCGCCCGCACCGAGGCCGGCGGCCTGCTGTCGGTGGCCGGCGGCGGCGACACCGTGGCGGCGATGGCCCATGCCGGGGTCGAGGACAAGTTCACC